One segment of Anaeromyxobacter diazotrophicus DNA contains the following:
- a CDS encoding MDR family MFS transporter → MLRRLQDAVRGYAGGLPPTFWWLWAGMLVNRLGGLVVPYLAIYLTERRGATVAQAGLVASLWGLGSIASGPVGGLLADRLGRRSTLVAALGAGGIGMMALGFVERIEVIAPAALVLGFAGECFRPAMQAAVADVVTEPAARVRAYGLVYWAVNLGFAVALAFAGLLAGVSFTLLFLLDGATTLLFAAIVLQHVPETRPQGGAHEPALRGLAAAFADRTLWPLLALNVLFASLLWQSHAALPVDMRRHGLSAATYGALAAMNGLAIVLLQPVTTRLVAGRDEGRVLALGALLVGAGWGLNAFAGGTAVYAFAILVWTVGEVLTTPVASAVVANLAPAHLRGRYQGAWSMSWAVAAAAGPGAGAFVLGRFGRSALWLGCAGVGVAMAVGHLLAGRSRLREPRRGAS, encoded by the coding sequence GTGCTCCGCCGCCTCCAGGACGCCGTCCGCGGCTACGCGGGCGGCCTGCCGCCCACGTTCTGGTGGCTGTGGGCGGGCATGCTGGTGAACCGCCTCGGCGGCCTCGTCGTCCCCTACCTCGCCATCTACCTCACCGAGCGGCGCGGGGCGACGGTGGCGCAGGCGGGCCTCGTCGCCTCGCTGTGGGGCCTCGGCTCGATCGCCTCCGGCCCGGTGGGCGGGCTGCTCGCCGACCGGCTCGGCCGGCGCTCGACGCTGGTGGCGGCGCTCGGCGCGGGCGGGATCGGGATGATGGCCCTCGGGTTCGTCGAGCGCATCGAGGTCATCGCGCCCGCCGCGCTCGTGCTCGGGTTCGCGGGGGAGTGCTTCCGCCCCGCCATGCAGGCGGCGGTGGCCGACGTGGTGACCGAGCCCGCCGCGCGGGTGCGCGCCTACGGGCTCGTCTACTGGGCGGTGAACCTCGGCTTCGCGGTGGCGCTCGCCTTCGCCGGCCTGCTCGCCGGCGTCTCGTTCACGCTGCTCTTCCTCCTCGACGGCGCGACCACGCTGCTCTTCGCGGCCATCGTGCTGCAGCACGTGCCGGAGACGCGGCCGCAGGGCGGGGCGCACGAGCCGGCGCTGCGCGGCCTCGCCGCCGCCTTCGCGGACCGGACGCTCTGGCCGCTGCTCGCCCTGAACGTCCTCTTCGCCTCGCTCCTGTGGCAGTCGCACGCGGCGCTGCCGGTGGACATGCGCCGCCACGGCCTCTCGGCGGCGACCTACGGCGCGCTCGCCGCCATGAACGGCCTCGCCATCGTCCTCCTGCAACCGGTCACCACCCGGCTCGTGGCGGGGCGCGACGAGGGGCGGGTGCTGGCCCTGGGCGCGCTCCTCGTCGGCGCGGGCTGGGGGCTCAACGCCTTCGCGGGCGGGACCGCCGTGTACGCGTTCGCCATCCTGGTCTGGACGGTGGGCGAGGTGCTCACGACGCCGGTGGCCTCGGCGGTGGTGGCGAACCTCGCCCCGGCGCACCTGCGCGGCCGCTACCAGGGAGCGTGGAGCATGAGCTGGGCGGTCGCCGCCGCGGCCGGCCCGGGCGCGGGCGCGTTCGTGCTGGGCCGCTTCGGCCGCTCGGCGCTCTGGCTCGGCTGCGCTGGCGTCGGCGTCGCGATGGCGGTGGGGCACCTGCTCGCGGGCCGCTCGAGGCTCCGGGAGCCGCGGCGCGGGGCGAGCTAG
- a CDS encoding 4Fe-4S binding protein produces the protein MPDQLVTLRSPGEGEAAPAASAPAARWQNPYRRLPAVRWAVQAAYALFLTVTGWEFWRFYEQAAAGEPLTVARPPAVEAFLPISALVGLKRFVHSGQWDEIHPAGLVILLAALGTAFAARKAFCSWVCPVGTFSRALEWVGKKTLWRRGRQLVVPRWLDLPLLSLKYLLLAFFLWIVWVQMPLEAIDGFMKAPFNLAADAKMLLFFQGLSAGAGVVLGVLVVLSVVVKHFWCRYLCPYGALLGLASLGSPQRVVRDPATCNDCQACTRACPAQIPVHRRASVWTAECTGCLSCVAACTVADCLTVNRRAKQGMSPWLVPAGALAVMLGAWACARLTGHWHTALPDELLARVYQLAPFLGH, from the coding sequence GTGCCCGATCAACTGGTGACCCTCCGCTCGCCCGGCGAGGGCGAGGCGGCGCCGGCGGCCTCCGCCCCGGCCGCGCGCTGGCAGAACCCGTACCGGCGGCTGCCGGCCGTCCGCTGGGCGGTGCAGGCCGCCTACGCGCTCTTCCTCACGGTCACCGGCTGGGAGTTCTGGCGCTTCTACGAGCAGGCCGCCGCGGGCGAGCCGCTCACCGTCGCGCGCCCTCCGGCGGTGGAGGCGTTCCTCCCCATCAGCGCGCTCGTCGGCCTGAAGCGGTTCGTCCACAGCGGGCAGTGGGACGAGATCCACCCGGCCGGCCTCGTCATCCTGCTCGCCGCCCTCGGCACCGCCTTCGCGGCGCGCAAGGCGTTCTGCTCCTGGGTCTGCCCGGTGGGCACCTTCTCGCGCGCGCTGGAGTGGGTGGGCAAGAAGACGCTCTGGCGGCGCGGCCGGCAGCTCGTGGTGCCGCGCTGGCTCGACCTGCCGCTGCTCTCGCTCAAGTACCTCCTGCTGGCGTTCTTCCTCTGGATCGTCTGGGTGCAGATGCCGCTCGAGGCGATCGACGGCTTCATGAAGGCGCCGTTCAACCTCGCGGCCGACGCGAAGATGCTGCTCTTCTTCCAGGGCCTCTCCGCCGGCGCCGGCGTCGTGCTGGGCGTCCTGGTGGTGCTCTCGGTGGTCGTGAAGCACTTCTGGTGCCGCTACCTCTGCCCCTACGGCGCGCTGCTGGGGCTCGCCAGCCTCGGCTCGCCGCAGCGGGTGGTCCGCGATCCGGCCACCTGCAACGACTGCCAGGCGTGCACGCGCGCCTGCCCGGCGCAGATCCCGGTCCACCGCCGCGCCTCGGTGTGGACGGCGGAGTGCACCGGCTGCCTCTCGTGCGTCGCCGCCTGCACCGTCGCGGATTGCCTCACCGTGAACCGGCGCGCGAAGCAGGGCATGAGCCCCTGGCTCGTGCCCGCCGGCGCGCTGGCGGTCATGCTCGGCGCCTGGGCCTGCGCCCGCCTCACCGGGCACTGGCACACCGCGCTGCCGGACGAGCTCCTGGCGCGCGTCTACCAGCTCGCGCCGTTCCTCGGCCACTAG
- a CDS encoding alpha/beta hydrolase-fold protein, with protein MHGRLDWAELDSAALASNPLGDPPRRPLLAYLPPGYEAGGRYPAVYFLHGFSGSARGYANVTPFQPTLPERLDALVHAGAVPPFVGVFPDGWTRLGGSQWRDSAATGRYGRYLAEDVVAFADARWRTVPRPGARALVGKSSGGYGALLHGALHPGVFGHLASHAGDAAFEYCYLPDFPRAAAALAGSDPAAWFEGFLRRARETKPAGEDHTVLNVVAMAAAYSPRAGAPLGLELPFDPDTARLREEVWARWLEADPVRFVPRHLDAFRRLGSVFLDCGRRDEFNLRWGARMVAEALRQGGVDVLHEEFDDGHRGLDYRYDRSLAYLLPRMERG; from the coding sequence ATGCACGGCCGGCTGGATTGGGCGGAGCTCGACTCCGCCGCGCTCGCGTCGAACCCGCTCGGCGACCCGCCGCGGCGCCCGCTGCTCGCGTACCTGCCGCCCGGCTACGAGGCCGGCGGCCGGTACCCCGCCGTCTACTTCCTCCACGGCTTCAGCGGCAGCGCGCGCGGGTACGCGAACGTCACCCCGTTTCAGCCCACGCTCCCGGAGCGGCTCGACGCGCTCGTGCACGCGGGGGCGGTCCCGCCGTTCGTGGGCGTCTTCCCCGACGGCTGGACGCGGCTCGGCGGGAGCCAGTGGAGGGACAGCGCGGCCACCGGGCGCTACGGCCGCTACCTGGCCGAGGACGTGGTGGCCTTCGCCGACGCGCGCTGGAGGACGGTCCCGCGCCCCGGCGCGCGGGCGCTCGTCGGCAAGAGCTCGGGGGGTTACGGCGCGCTGCTCCACGGCGCGCTCCACCCCGGCGTCTTCGGCCACCTCGCCTCGCACGCCGGCGACGCCGCCTTCGAGTACTGCTACCTCCCCGACTTCCCTCGCGCCGCCGCCGCGCTCGCCGGGAGCGACCCGGCCGCCTGGTTCGAGGGCTTCCTGCGCCGCGCCCGCGAGACGAAGCCGGCCGGGGAGGACCACACGGTGCTGAACGTGGTCGCCATGGCGGCCGCCTACTCGCCGCGCGCGGGCGCGCCCCTCGGCCTCGAGCTGCCGTTCGACCCGGACACCGCGCGGCTGCGCGAGGAGGTGTGGGCGCGCTGGCTCGAGGCCGACCCGGTCCGCTTCGTGCCGCGCCACCTCGACGCCTTCCGGCGGCTCGGCTCGGTCTTCCTCGACTGCGGCCGCCGCGACGAGTTCAACCTGCGCTGGGGCGCGCGGATGGTCGCGGAGGCGCTGCGCCAGGGTGGCGTGGACGTCCTCCACGAGGAGTTCGACGACGGCCACCGCGGCCTCGACTACCGCTACGACCGCTCGCTCGCGTACCTCCTGCCGCGGATGGAGCGCGGCTGA
- a CDS encoding SaoD/DsrE family protein produces MNVAYVFSTPNASFILEKMIAPQLEEGRHGANVVGMFFFVDNNYLLVRGNPTGERLARVARKTGMLLMGCDQCCYQREIADKLIEGVPVGCFPDLYRALSGVQVDQVITL; encoded by the coding sequence GTGAACGTCGCCTACGTCTTCTCCACCCCGAACGCCTCCTTCATCCTCGAGAAGATGATCGCGCCGCAGCTGGAGGAGGGCCGCCACGGCGCGAACGTGGTCGGGATGTTCTTCTTCGTCGACAACAACTACCTGCTCGTGCGCGGCAACCCGACCGGCGAGCGGCTCGCGCGCGTGGCGCGCAAGACCGGCATGCTGCTCATGGGCTGCGACCAGTGCTGCTACCAGCGCGAGATCGCCGACAAGCTCATCGAGGGGGTGCCCGTCGGCTGCTTCCCCGATCTCTACCGGGCACTCTCCGGCGTGCAGGTGGACCAGGTCATCACGCTCTGA
- a CDS encoding cation:proton antiporter domain-containing protein has protein sequence MLLLAFALTLVAAVLVSALAERTVLSTAVLFLLAGAAAQLVLRPDVRAIVGPLAEAALVIVLFTDGAQLTTRELRQGWRLPGRALLLGLPLTVAGNALLGRYVAGLGWGEAFLVGAALSPTDPVLAAAVVGAREVPRRLRHLLNVESGLNDGLALPLVIVLLAVLRPERAPLGAALGEVALGVALGVALPLAVLRLERSRFFGAAPLYEPLSAVAAGLLAYAAAAALHANAFLGVFAAGVVVATTAPRIARAFARVGEVAAELAKLAAIFVFGAVLSPRLLAEIPLSGYAYALLVLLVVRPAALALALVGGGLSWREWVAAAWFGPKGFSSVVYGLLILASGLPRARALAHLVALVVAGSILAHSSTDVLVARWFRRDQRRSSGGATRPNATSSARS, from the coding sequence ATGCTCCTCCTCGCCTTCGCCCTCACCTTGGTCGCGGCCGTGCTCGTCTCGGCGCTCGCCGAGCGGACGGTGCTCTCCACGGCGGTGCTGTTCCTGCTCGCGGGCGCCGCGGCGCAGCTCGTGCTGCGCCCGGACGTCCGGGCGATCGTCGGCCCGCTGGCGGAGGCGGCGCTCGTGATCGTCCTCTTCACGGACGGCGCCCAGCTCACCACGCGCGAGCTCCGCCAGGGCTGGCGGCTCCCCGGTCGCGCGCTCCTGCTCGGGCTGCCGCTCACGGTGGCGGGGAACGCGCTCCTCGGCCGGTACGTGGCGGGGCTGGGCTGGGGCGAGGCGTTCCTGGTGGGCGCCGCGCTCTCCCCCACCGACCCGGTGCTGGCGGCGGCGGTGGTGGGCGCCCGGGAGGTCCCGCGCCGGCTGCGGCACCTGCTCAACGTGGAGAGCGGCCTCAACGACGGCCTGGCGCTGCCGCTCGTGATCGTGCTGCTGGCGGTGCTGCGGCCGGAGCGCGCGCCGCTGGGCGCGGCGCTGGGCGAGGTCGCGCTCGGGGTGGCGCTCGGGGTGGCGCTGCCGCTCGCCGTGCTGCGGCTCGAGCGGAGCCGCTTCTTCGGGGCCGCGCCGCTCTACGAGCCGCTCTCGGCGGTGGCGGCGGGGCTGCTCGCCTACGCCGCCGCCGCGGCCCTCCACGCCAACGCCTTCCTGGGCGTCTTCGCGGCGGGGGTGGTGGTGGCCACCACCGCGCCGCGCATCGCGCGCGCCTTCGCGCGGGTGGGCGAGGTGGCCGCCGAGCTCGCCAAGCTGGCCGCGATCTTCGTCTTCGGCGCGGTCCTCTCGCCGCGGCTGCTCGCCGAGATCCCGCTCTCCGGCTACGCCTACGCGCTGCTCGTCCTGCTGGTGGTCCGCCCCGCCGCGCTGGCCCTGGCGCTCGTCGGCGGGGGCCTCTCCTGGCGCGAGTGGGTGGCGGCGGCCTGGTTCGGCCCGAAGGGCTTCTCGTCGGTCGTGTACGGGCTGCTCATCCTCGCCTCGGGCCTGCCCCGCGCGCGGGCCCTGGCGCACCTCGTGGCGCTGGTGGTGGCGGGCTCGATCCTGGCCCACTCCTCGACCGACGTGCTGGTGGCGCGCTGGTTCCGCCGCGATCAGCGCCGCTCCTCGGGCGGCGCCACCCGCCCGAACGCGACCAGCAGCGCCAGGTCGTAG
- a CDS encoding MFS transporter — MNGTSPFAARDVRLLFATRAVRLFAYGFLSVVLVLYLAAAGLSEARIGLLLSLTLAGDTAISLYLTTRADRLGRRAMLLAGAGLMVFAGALFAVTGNFWLLLLAATVGVISPAGNEVGPFLAIEQAALSEALPAERRTGAFAWYTLFGSFATALGSLAGGALASALQRAGAAPLNSYRAVVVGYGALGLALGVLFTRLSHGVEAPAARRAAPPGRPSFLQRSLGLSSSRGVVLKLSALFSVDAFAGGFVVQAFVAYWFHRRFGADPALLGAIFFGANVLAGVSALSAAWVARRIGLVRTMVFTHLPSNVLLFLVPLMPTLPLAMAVLFLRFSISQMDVPTRQSFTMAVVDPGERSAAAGVTGIARTVGSALSPLAAGPLYAAPALASLPFFIAGGLKILYDLALLVAFGRVAPPEERR; from the coding sequence GTGAACGGCACCTCCCCCTTCGCCGCGCGCGACGTGCGGCTCCTCTTCGCGACCCGGGCCGTCCGGCTCTTCGCCTACGGCTTCCTCTCGGTGGTGCTCGTGCTGTACCTGGCCGCCGCGGGGCTCTCCGAGGCGCGCATCGGGCTCCTGCTCTCCCTGACCCTGGCCGGCGACACCGCCATCTCGCTCTACCTCACCACCCGCGCCGACCGGCTGGGGCGCCGCGCGATGCTGCTCGCCGGCGCCGGCCTGATGGTCTTCGCGGGCGCGCTCTTCGCCGTCACCGGCAACTTCTGGCTGCTCCTGCTCGCCGCGACGGTGGGCGTCATCAGCCCGGCCGGAAACGAGGTCGGGCCGTTCCTCGCCATCGAGCAGGCAGCGCTCTCCGAGGCGCTCCCGGCCGAGCGGCGCACCGGCGCCTTCGCCTGGTACACGCTCTTCGGCTCCTTCGCCACCGCGCTCGGCTCCCTCGCCGGCGGCGCGCTCGCCTCGGCGCTGCAGCGCGCCGGCGCGGCGCCGCTCAACAGCTACCGGGCGGTGGTGGTGGGCTACGGCGCGCTGGGGCTGGCGCTCGGGGTGCTCTTCACGCGCCTCTCGCACGGCGTGGAGGCGCCCGCGGCCCGCCGGGCGGCGCCCCCGGGGCGGCCCTCGTTCCTGCAGCGCAGCCTCGGGCTCTCCAGCTCGCGCGGGGTGGTGCTGAAGCTCTCGGCCCTCTTCAGCGTCGACGCCTTCGCCGGCGGGTTCGTGGTGCAGGCCTTCGTCGCCTACTGGTTCCACCGCCGCTTCGGCGCCGACCCGGCGCTGCTCGGCGCCATCTTCTTCGGCGCCAACGTGCTCGCCGGCGTGTCGGCGCTCTCGGCGGCGTGGGTGGCGCGCCGGATCGGGCTCGTCCGGACCATGGTGTTCACGCACCTGCCGTCGAACGTCCTCCTGTTCCTCGTGCCGCTCATGCCGACCCTGCCGCTCGCCATGGCGGTCCTCTTCCTGCGCTTCTCCATCTCGCAGATGGACGTGCCGACCCGCCAGTCCTTCACCATGGCGGTGGTCGACCCCGGCGAGCGGTCGGCCGCGGCCGGCGTGACCGGCATCGCGCGCACCGTCGGGTCCGCGCTCTCGCCGCTCGCCGCCGGGCCCCTCTACGCCGCGCCGGCGCTGGCGAGCCTGCCCTTCTTCATCGCCGGGGGGCTCAAGATCCTCTACGACCTGGCGCTGCTGGTCGCGTTCGGGCGGGTGGCGCCGCCCGAGGAGCGGCGCTGA
- a CDS encoding DUF488 domain-containing protein: protein MERARLFTVGYEGRTQAQLVLRLREAGVTRVLDVRASARSPRPGFSKAPLGRALAAEGFEYRHLPEAGNPFREEAARDLPGALARYREHLAARPEILTAVLEAAAGARTALLCAEANPRRCHRSVLAERLSEASPGLSVVHL, encoded by the coding sequence GTGGAACGCGCGCGCCTGTTCACGGTCGGGTACGAGGGCCGGACCCAGGCGCAGCTCGTGCTGCGGCTCCGCGAGGCGGGCGTCACCCGCGTCCTCGACGTGCGGGCCTCGGCGCGCTCCCCGCGCCCGGGCTTCTCGAAGGCGCCGCTGGGGCGCGCGCTCGCGGCCGAGGGGTTCGAGTACCGGCACCTGCCCGAGGCCGGGAACCCGTTTCGCGAGGAGGCCGCCCGGGACCTGCCCGGGGCGCTGGCGCGGTACCGCGAGCACCTCGCCGCGCGTCCCGAGATCCTGACCGCGGTCCTGGAGGCGGCGGCCGGCGCCCGCACCGCCCTGCTGTGCGCCGAGGCGAACCCGCGCCGCTGCCACCGCTCGGTCCTGGCCGAGCGGCTGTCCGAGGCGTCGCCGGGGCTGTCGGTGGTGCACCTCTAG
- a CDS encoding ATP-binding protein gives MPDLAATWTEKLLDVTSAFSRARTAHEVGAVAVALGVEALGASTSVLALRSRDGAHLELIASAGLAEEERQQFARLSLEVRHPGTDALREGRPIFLETQAETSARYGQAEEAKPSSPHREGSCIAVPILSGDRAIGFLGFGFRAFVPLPGAQRSFALALAAQGTQALERARLLDAEQQARRRLKVLVDAAEAFSAPSLSMAAVLDAIARKVTAAAGDASVLRLLTPDGAWLEPKAWWANDPAARRELGRAVAGERESTLSGLAAGHLRAGEALLIPAVDEQVLARVSEPLRGWMVRHGLHTLIMVPLQLKGRCIGMLSVGRLQPHEPYTDEDRMLVEGLAARGAAAIEKTRLYEEVVRSQRLFEGIAEASPDVLYLYDLRRRRNVFVSQSVEQVLGRSPRDIGALSEGFMTLVHPEDLARLVQEQRRFSAVADGDMLEHQYRMRHADGSYRWVRSRDRIFSRTPTGEVELVLGVVRDVSEQVRAAQEREELLAREQQARREAETASRAKDEFLAMLGHELRNPLSPMITALDLMRLRGGDAFGRERTIIERQVQHLVRLVDDLLDISRITRGKVELKRRALELGDAVSAAIEMASPLLETRRHRLEVEVPRRGLVVEGDPDRLAQVVANLLTNAAKYTEPGGVVSVRAAREGGEAVVRVRDSGMGIPPDLLPHVFDLFVQGHRALDRSQGGLGLGLAIVRSMVEMHGGRVSADSSGSGRGSEFVVRLPAARVTSLTPALPPRPPVAPLGLVRARRVLVVDDNQDAADALVEALSTQGHLATVAYDGPSGLEAAARARPEVAFLDIGLPVMDGYELARRLREVLGSGVKLVALTGYGQDRDRALSRAAGFDEHLVKPVELDQIMAVVSALGRAAIEASGAASP, from the coding sequence ATGCCCGACCTCGCCGCTACCTGGACGGAGAAGCTCCTCGACGTCACGTCGGCCTTCTCCCGCGCCCGGACCGCGCACGAGGTGGGCGCGGTGGCGGTCGCGTTGGGGGTGGAGGCGCTCGGCGCCTCGACCTCCGTGCTCGCGCTCCGCTCGCGCGACGGCGCCCACCTCGAGCTCATCGCCTCGGCGGGCCTGGCGGAGGAGGAGCGGCAGCAGTTCGCCCGCCTCTCCTTGGAGGTGCGCCATCCGGGTACGGACGCCCTCCGCGAGGGGCGCCCGATCTTCCTCGAGACCCAGGCCGAGACGTCCGCGCGGTACGGGCAGGCGGAAGAGGCCAAGCCGTCGAGCCCGCACCGGGAGGGCAGCTGCATCGCCGTCCCCATCCTGTCGGGCGACCGGGCCATCGGCTTCCTGGGGTTCGGGTTCCGCGCCTTCGTCCCGCTGCCGGGGGCGCAGCGGTCGTTCGCCCTGGCGCTCGCCGCGCAGGGGACGCAGGCGCTGGAGCGGGCGCGGCTGCTCGACGCCGAGCAGCAGGCGCGCCGCCGGCTCAAGGTCCTGGTCGACGCGGCCGAGGCGTTCAGCGCGCCCTCGCTCTCCATGGCGGCGGTGCTCGACGCCATCGCGCGCAAGGTCACCGCCGCCGCCGGCGACGCGTCGGTGCTGCGGCTGCTCACCCCGGACGGCGCCTGGCTCGAGCCGAAGGCGTGGTGGGCGAACGACCCGGCGGCGCGCCGCGAGCTGGGGCGCGCCGTCGCGGGCGAGCGCGAGTCCACGCTCTCCGGGCTGGCGGCCGGTCACCTCCGCGCCGGCGAGGCGCTGCTCATCCCGGCGGTGGACGAGCAGGTGCTGGCCCGCGTCTCGGAGCCGCTGCGCGGGTGGATGGTCCGGCACGGGTTGCACACCCTCATCATGGTCCCGCTCCAGCTCAAGGGGCGCTGCATCGGCATGCTCTCGGTCGGCCGGCTCCAGCCGCACGAGCCGTACACCGACGAGGACCGGATGCTGGTCGAGGGGCTGGCCGCCCGCGGCGCGGCCGCCATCGAGAAGACGCGCCTCTACGAGGAGGTGGTGCGCAGCCAGCGCCTCTTCGAGGGCATCGCCGAGGCGAGCCCGGACGTCCTCTACCTGTACGATCTGCGGCGGCGCCGGAACGTCTTCGTCTCGCAGAGCGTGGAGCAGGTGCTGGGGCGCTCTCCGCGCGACATCGGGGCGCTGAGCGAGGGGTTCATGACCCTCGTCCACCCCGAGGACCTGGCCCGGCTCGTCCAGGAGCAGCGCCGGTTCTCCGCCGTGGCCGACGGCGACATGCTGGAGCACCAGTACCGGATGCGCCACGCCGACGGCAGCTACCGCTGGGTGCGCAGCCGCGACCGCATCTTCTCGCGCACTCCGACCGGCGAGGTGGAGCTGGTGCTGGGCGTGGTGCGCGACGTCTCGGAGCAGGTGCGGGCGGCGCAGGAGCGCGAGGAGCTGCTCGCGCGCGAGCAGCAGGCCCGCCGGGAGGCCGAGACGGCCAGCCGCGCCAAGGACGAGTTCCTGGCCATGCTCGGGCACGAGCTCAGGAACCCGCTCTCGCCCATGATCACCGCGCTCGACCTCATGCGGCTCCGCGGCGGAGACGCCTTCGGCCGCGAGCGCACCATCATCGAGCGCCAGGTGCAGCACCTGGTGCGGCTGGTGGACGACCTGCTCGACATCTCGCGCATCACCCGCGGCAAGGTGGAGCTGAAGCGTCGCGCGCTCGAGCTCGGGGACGCGGTGAGCGCCGCCATCGAGATGGCGAGCCCGCTCCTCGAGACGCGGCGGCACCGGCTGGAGGTGGAGGTGCCGCGGCGCGGGCTGGTGGTCGAGGGCGACCCCGACCGGCTGGCGCAGGTGGTGGCGAACCTGCTCACCAACGCCGCCAAGTACACCGAGCCGGGCGGGGTGGTGTCGGTGCGCGCCGCCCGCGAGGGCGGCGAGGCGGTGGTGCGCGTGCGCGACTCGGGCATGGGCATCCCTCCCGACCTCCTGCCGCACGTCTTCGACCTGTTCGTCCAGGGCCACCGCGCGCTCGACCGCTCGCAGGGCGGCCTCGGGCTCGGGCTCGCCATCGTGCGGAGCATGGTCGAGATGCACGGCGGCCGCGTGAGCGCCGACAGCTCCGGCTCGGGGCGGGGCAGCGAGTTCGTGGTGCGGCTGCCCGCCGCCCGCGTGACCTCGCTCACCCCGGCGCTGCCGCCGCGCCCGCCGGTGGCGCCGCTCGGGCTCGTGCGCGCGCGCCGGGTGCTCGTCGTCGACGACAACCAGGACGCCGCCGACGCGCTGGTCGAGGCGCTCTCCACGCAGGGGCACCTCGCCACCGTGGCCTACGACGGCCCGAGCGGCCTGGAGGCCGCGGCGCGGGCGCGCCCGGAGGTGGCCTTCCTCGACATCGGCCTGCCGGTGATGGACGGCTACGAGCTGGCGCGGCGCCTGCGCGAGGTGCTCGGCTCGGGGGTGAAGCTGGTGGCGCTCACCGGCTACGGGCAGGACCGCGACCGGGCGCTGTCGCGCGCGGCGGGCTTCGACGAGCACCTGGTGAAGCCGGTCGAGCTCGACCAGATCATGGCCGTGGTGAGCGCGCTCGGGCGCGCGGCGATCGAGGCCTCCGGGGCGGCGAGCCCCTAG
- a CDS encoding HNH endonuclease, translating to MNDDARALTRHLADLLRREQVAMAEFLVALAAFDRDRRWVDLGHTSLFYFLHRELGLSKGAAFYRKTAAELLQRYPELIEPLGDGRLCLSSVVELAKVITPENRAEVVARFFHASKREAQAVAAELRPRELVPLRDVVTALEPAVPAAAAALRASAPAARGAAAAAPVADLPARDLTGDQLVHPDEPDSTPGSARAEQAATAQPAAPPRPRDEVEPLTADLRRLHTTVSRRFLDKLAAARDALSHAQPGASTEAVLEAALDLLLAAQDKKRALVKKPRAAPPRPSADPRHVLAEVKRAVWKRDGARCQWRMASGGICGSTTRLQLDHVVPVARGGASTVENLRVCCAFHNQLAAREEFGPKHMAQFARAPDEQAKPRPTLPGTRVVHSDDPGLELG from the coding sequence ATGAACGATGACGCCCGCGCCCTCACCCGGCACCTCGCCGACCTCCTTCGCCGCGAACAGGTGGCCATGGCCGAGTTCCTCGTCGCCCTCGCAGCGTTCGACCGCGATCGCCGATGGGTGGATCTCGGCCACACCAGCCTCTTCTACTTCCTGCACCGCGAGCTCGGCCTGTCGAAGGGCGCCGCCTTCTACCGCAAGACCGCGGCCGAGCTGCTCCAGCGCTACCCCGAGCTGATCGAGCCGCTGGGGGACGGGCGCCTGTGCCTCTCGAGTGTGGTGGAGCTCGCCAAGGTGATCACCCCCGAGAACCGGGCCGAGGTGGTGGCGCGCTTCTTCCACGCCTCGAAGCGGGAGGCGCAGGCGGTGGCGGCTGAGCTCCGCCCGCGGGAGCTCGTGCCGCTGCGGGACGTCGTGACCGCCCTCGAACCCGCCGTCCCGGCGGCCGCGGCCGCCCTCCGCGCGAGCGCCCCGGCAGCGCGCGGCGCGGCCGCAGCGGCTCCCGTCGCCGACTTGCCGGCTCGCGACTTGACCGGCGATCAACTGGTTCATCCGGATGAACCAGACTCCACGCCTGGCTCCGCCCGAGCCGAGCAGGCCGCCACCGCCCAACCCGCGGCCCCGCCCCGGCCGCGCGACGAGGTCGAGCCGCTCACCGCCGACCTGCGCCGGCTCCACACCACCGTCTCTCGCCGCTTCCTCGACAAGCTCGCCGCCGCGCGGGACGCCCTCTCGCACGCCCAGCCCGGCGCCAGCACGGAGGCGGTGCTGGAGGCTGCCCTCGACCTCCTCCTCGCCGCCCAGGACAAGAAGCGCGCCCTGGTGAAGAAGCCCCGCGCGGCGCCGCCGCGGCCCTCCGCCGACCCGCGTCACGTCCTGGCCGAGGTGAAGCGCGCCGTCTGGAAGCGCGACGGCGCGCGCTGCCAGTGGAGGATGGCGTCCGGCGGCATCTGCGGCTCGACCACCCGGCTGCAGCTCGATCACGTGGTGCCGGTGGCGCGCGGCGGCGCGTCGACGGTCGAGAACCTCCGCGTGTGCTGCGCCTTCCACAACCAGCTCGCGGCGAGGGAGGAGTTCGGGCCGAAGCACATGGCCCAGTTCGCGCGCGCTCCGGACGAGCAGGCGAAGCCCCGCCCCACTCTTCCAGGCACTCGAGTGGTCCACTCCGACGACCCTGGCCTCGAGCTAGGCTGA